A region of Mycolicibacterium brumae DNA encodes the following proteins:
- a CDS encoding TIGR03667 family PPOX class F420-dependent oxidoreductase produces MAAELNDEVTQRLTDDLHGWLTTVAKSGQPVPRLVWFLLQGSEVVLYSYPDAAKVRHIRNNPRVSLNLDSNGDGGGIIVVGGVATIDPEPVDPRTDEPYWNKYGAVSDMSGLTELMGDLTTRIRISIDKVWTTPTV; encoded by the coding sequence ATGGCCGCCGAATTGAATGACGAAGTCACCCAACGTCTTACCGACGATCTGCACGGCTGGCTCACCACGGTGGCGAAATCCGGGCAGCCGGTCCCCCGCCTGGTCTGGTTCCTGTTGCAGGGGTCGGAGGTGGTGCTGTACTCGTACCCCGACGCCGCGAAGGTCCGCCATATCCGCAACAACCCGCGGGTGAGCCTGAATTTGGATTCCAACGGCGACGGCGGCGGGATCATCGTGGTCGGCGGGGTGGCGACGATCGACCCGGAACCGGTGGATCCGCGCACCGACGAGCCGTACTGGAACAAGTACGGCGCGGTGTCCGATATGTCCGGTCTCACCGAGCTGATGGGTGACCTGACCACCCGGATCCGGATCTCCATCGACAAGGTGTGGACCACCCCGACGGTGTAG
- a CDS encoding error-prone DNA polymerase, which translates to MGWHNGPPTWAEMRRVLDGKPPEVRRAGLPLTSAARPEPQPRAPRAGRVPYAELHAHSAYSFLDGASSPEELAAEAARLGLRALALTDHDGLYGVVRLAEAAREVGLPTVFGAELSLDPGPSERTDAPDPPGPHLLVLTRDPEGYRRLSRQISAAHLSGGSKGKPRYDFDTLTEVAGGHWHILTGCRKGHVRAALAAGGPDAAAAALADLVDRFGAARVSVELTHRGQPRDDEDNAALAALAPRFGVGVIAATGAHFATPDRGRLAAAMGAIRARESLESAAGWLAPLGGAHLRSGDEMAALFGTEIVTAAAELGEQCAFGLALIAPRLPPFEVPAGHTEDSWLRRLVDEGAARRYGPRASAPQPYAQIDRELDIIAALGFPGYFLVVHDIVAFCGERDIMCQGRGSAANSAVCYALGVTAVDPIRNELLFERFLSPARDGPPDIDIDIESDRREEVIQYVYSRYGRDHAAQVANVITYRGRSAVRDMARALGFSQGQQDAWSKQVSRWGGEAKDTEGIPDQVLELAGQLRGLPRHLGIHSGGMVICDRPIADVCPVEWARMENRSVLQWDKDDCAAIGLVKFDLLGLGMLSALHYAKDLVAEHEGVDVDFAKLDLSEPAVYEMLQRADSVGVFQVESRAQMATLPRLKPRIFYDLVVEVALIRPGPIQGGSVHPYIRRRNGLDPVVCDHPSMEPALKRTLGVPLFQEQLMQLAVDCAGFSAAEADQLRRAMGSKRSAERMRRLRGRFFEGMQRLHGVTGELAERIYEKLEAFANFGFPESHALSFASLVFYSSWLKLHHPAAFCAALLRAQPMGFYSPQSLVADARRHGVKVHGPCVNASGTHAGLENRGTEVRLGLAAVRHIGEDLADRLTAEREAHGPFRSLLDLTGRVQLSVAQTESLATAGALACFGADRRQALWAAGAAAAERPDRLPGVGTAAPAPSLPGMSRLELAAADVWATGVSPDSFPTEFLRAGLDERGVIAADRLLGVPDGSRVLVAGAVTHRQRPATAGGVTFVNLEDETGMVNVLCSPGLWARHRRLAQTASALLIRGIVQNASGAVTVVADGMSPLELSVGSHSRDFR; encoded by the coding sequence ATGGGATGGCACAACGGGCCGCCGACCTGGGCGGAGATGCGCCGGGTGCTCGACGGGAAGCCCCCCGAGGTCCGGCGCGCGGGGCTGCCGCTGACCTCGGCCGCCCGGCCCGAACCCCAACCCCGCGCTCCGCGAGCCGGCCGGGTTCCGTACGCCGAACTGCACGCGCACTCGGCCTACAGCTTCCTGGACGGGGCCAGCTCGCCGGAGGAACTGGCGGCCGAGGCGGCCCGGCTGGGACTGCGGGCGCTGGCGCTGACCGACCACGACGGCCTGTACGGGGTGGTCCGGCTGGCCGAGGCCGCCCGCGAGGTGGGACTGCCGACGGTGTTCGGGGCCGAACTGTCGCTGGACCCCGGGCCGTCCGAGCGCACCGACGCCCCCGACCCGCCGGGTCCGCATCTGCTGGTGCTGACCCGCGACCCGGAGGGCTACCGGCGGCTGTCCCGGCAGATTTCCGCCGCGCACCTGTCCGGTGGGTCCAAGGGCAAGCCGCGCTATGACTTCGACACCCTGACCGAGGTGGCCGGCGGGCATTGGCACATCCTCACCGGCTGCCGCAAGGGACACGTCCGCGCGGCGCTGGCAGCCGGCGGCCCGGACGCCGCGGCCGCCGCGCTGGCCGATCTGGTCGACCGGTTCGGCGCGGCGCGGGTCAGCGTCGAGTTGACCCATCGCGGTCAGCCTCGCGACGACGAGGACAACGCCGCGCTGGCCGCGCTCGCCCCGAGGTTCGGGGTCGGGGTCATCGCGGCCACCGGAGCGCATTTCGCCACCCCGGACCGGGGACGGCTGGCCGCGGCCATGGGCGCCATCCGGGCCCGCGAGTCCCTGGAGTCCGCCGCCGGCTGGCTGGCCCCGCTCGGCGGCGCGCACCTGCGCTCCGGCGATGAGATGGCCGCCCTGTTCGGGACCGAAATCGTCACCGCCGCCGCGGAACTGGGGGAGCAGTGCGCCTTCGGGCTGGCGCTGATCGCGCCGCGGCTGCCGCCGTTCGAGGTTCCCGCTGGCCACACCGAGGACAGCTGGCTGCGCCGACTGGTCGACGAGGGCGCGGCCCGCCGTTACGGGCCGCGGGCATCCGCCCCGCAGCCCTACGCCCAGATCGATCGGGAACTCGACATCATCGCCGCCCTCGGTTTCCCCGGCTACTTCCTGGTGGTGCACGACATCGTCGCGTTCTGCGGCGAGCGCGACATCATGTGCCAGGGTCGGGGCTCGGCGGCCAACTCCGCGGTCTGCTACGCGCTCGGGGTCACCGCGGTCGACCCGATCCGCAACGAGTTGCTGTTCGAACGGTTCCTGTCCCCGGCCCGCGACGGACCGCCGGACATCGACATCGACATCGAATCCGACCGTCGCGAAGAGGTCATCCAGTACGTCTACTCGCGCTACGGCCGAGACCACGCCGCGCAGGTCGCCAACGTCATCACCTACCGCGGGCGCAGCGCGGTGCGGGACATGGCCCGCGCGCTGGGGTTCTCCCAAGGGCAACAGGACGCCTGGAGCAAGCAGGTCAGCCGCTGGGGCGGCGAGGCCAAAGACACCGAGGGCATCCCGGATCAGGTGCTGGAGCTGGCCGGCCAACTCCGGGGACTGCCGAGGCATCTGGGCATCCACTCCGGCGGCATGGTGATCTGTGACCGGCCCATCGCCGACGTCTGCCCGGTGGAATGGGCCCGGATGGAGAACCGCAGCGTGCTGCAGTGGGACAAAGACGACTGCGCGGCCATCGGATTGGTGAAGTTCGATCTGCTCGGCCTGGGCATGCTCTCGGCGCTGCACTACGCCAAGGACCTGGTCGCCGAACACGAGGGCGTCGACGTCGACTTCGCCAAACTGGACCTGAGCGAACCCGCGGTCTACGAAATGCTGCAGCGCGCCGATTCGGTCGGGGTGTTCCAGGTGGAATCCCGCGCCCAGATGGCCACCCTGCCGCGGCTGAAACCGCGGATCTTCTACGACCTGGTGGTGGAGGTGGCGCTGATCCGACCCGGTCCGATCCAGGGCGGCTCGGTGCACCCCTACATCCGTCGCCGCAACGGGCTGGACCCGGTGGTCTGCGATCACCCGTCCATGGAGCCGGCGTTGAAGAGGACCCTGGGGGTCCCGCTTTTTCAGGAACAGCTGATGCAACTGGCGGTGGACTGCGCCGGGTTCAGCGCCGCCGAGGCCGACCAGTTGCGCCGGGCGATGGGGTCCAAACGTTCCGCCGAGCGGATGCGCCGACTGCGCGGCCGGTTCTTCGAGGGCATGCAGCGGCTGCACGGCGTCACCGGCGAACTGGCCGAGCGGATCTACGAAAAGCTGGAGGCCTTCGCCAATTTCGGCTTCCCGGAAAGCCACGCGCTGAGCTTCGCCTCGCTGGTGTTCTACTCGTCGTGGCTCAAGCTGCACCACCCCGCGGCGTTCTGCGCGGCGCTGCTGCGCGCCCAGCCGATGGGCTTCTACTCGCCGCAGTCCCTGGTGGCCGACGCCCGTCGGCACGGGGTGAAGGTGCACGGCCCGTGCGTGAACGCCAGCGGTACGCACGCCGGGCTGGAGAACCGCGGCACGGAGGTCCGGCTGGGGCTGGCCGCGGTCCGCCACATCGGCGAGGACCTGGCGGATCGGCTGACTGCTGAACGCGAAGCCCATGGGCCGTTTCGCTCGCTGCTGGATCTGACCGGCCGGGTCCAGCTCAGCGTGGCCCAGACCGAGTCGCTGGCCACCGCAGGCGCGCTGGCCTGCTTCGGCGCCGACCGCCGGCAGGCGCTGTGGGCGGCGGGCGCGGCGGCGGCCGAACGCCCCGACCGGCTGCCCGGCGTGGGGACCGCCGCGCCGGCGCCGAGCCTGCCCGGGATGAGCCGGTTGGAGCTGGCCGCCGCCGACGTGTGGGCCACCGGGGTGTCCCCGGACAGTTTCCCCACCGAATTTCTGCGCGCCGGGCTCGACGAGCGCGGAGTGATCGCCGCCGACCGGCTGCTCGGCGTTCCCGACGGCTCTCGGGTGCTGGTGGCCGGCGCGGTCACCCACCGGCAGCGCCCGGCCACCGCGGGCGGGGTCACCTTCGTCAACCTGGAGGACGAGACCGGCATGGTCAATGTGCTGTGCTCGCCGGGGCTGTGGGCGCGGCACCGGCGGCTGGCCCAGACCGCGTCGGCGCTGCTGATCCGCGGCATCGTGCAGAACGCCAGCGGCGCGGTCACCGTCGTCGCCGACGGGATGAGCCCGCTGGAATTGTCGGTGGGCTCCCACTCCCGGGATTTCCGCTGA
- a CDS encoding SRPBCC family protein, with amino-acid sequence MSPEQISATRNIPAPAADIFAILADPARHHDTEPSDWVREAVDAEPITAVGQTFNMNMYLQQIGGAYVMENLVSVFEPDRAIAWRPGMVGPDGTATPGGWQWRYDLTPGDGETEVTLTYDWSEATPEARANVPQWPPFPQSYLEKSLAALERAATS; translated from the coding sequence ATGTCCCCCGAACAGATCTCCGCAACCCGAAACATCCCCGCCCCCGCCGCCGACATCTTCGCGATCCTGGCCGATCCGGCGCGCCACCACGACACCGAACCCAGTGACTGGGTCCGCGAAGCCGTCGACGCCGAGCCGATCACCGCCGTCGGGCAGACCTTCAACATGAACATGTACCTGCAGCAGATCGGCGGCGCGTACGTGATGGAGAACCTGGTGAGCGTCTTCGAGCCGGACCGGGCGATCGCCTGGCGCCCCGGCATGGTGGGGCCCGACGGGACCGCCACCCCGGGCGGCTGGCAGTGGCGTTACGACCTGACCCCGGGCGACGGCGAAACCGAGGTCACCCTGACCTACGACTGGTCCGAGGCCACCCCGGAGGCCCGCGCCAACGTCCCGCAGTGGCCGCCGTTCCCACAGTCCTATCTGGAGAAGTCGCTGGCCGCGCTGGAACGCGCCGCCACCAGCTGA
- a CDS encoding wax ester/triacylglycerol synthase family O-acyltransferase has protein sequence MEQLSVLDAGFLQLEDTDPNVSLAIGSVTILDGPLPDFDELAATIAERLVSAPRLRQVVRTHTLDIEAPEWVDAPELDMGRHLRRAALPSPGDDGELCALIAEIMERRLDRDYPLWECWVIEGLAGGRWALLTKVHHCLADGVSAAAMMAGFNDGGNATSFAGHLTAGGQHQHDHDHDHAAPGIGLNPLDWGKAALDLAAGAAHLAVQSARGTAEIVTGILRPAPESTLNGPVGALRRYGVGRASITEIKAIAKAFDASFNDVALAAVTNGYRQVLLHRGETPRRDSLRTLIPVSVRDTTALHTPDNRVSLMLPLLPVDQATPVEQLRTLRLRMRRSKSSGQRQAGAGIVGMANRLAPFALTAWAVRAASLLPQRNVCGLATNVPGVSEPARILGRPVLEVWPIPPLALRLRVGVAMLSYVDRLSFGITADYDSTPDMKVMVDGIESALAELSAQAPVS, from the coding sequence GTGGAACAGCTTTCCGTCCTCGACGCCGGGTTCCTCCAACTCGAGGACACCGACCCGAACGTCAGCCTGGCCATCGGCAGCGTGACCATCCTGGACGGCCCGCTGCCGGATTTCGACGAGCTGGCCGCCACCATCGCCGAGCGGCTGGTGAGCGCGCCGCGGCTGCGCCAGGTGGTGCGCACCCACACCCTCGACATCGAGGCGCCGGAATGGGTCGACGCGCCCGAGCTGGACATGGGCAGGCATCTGCGCCGCGCCGCGCTGCCCTCTCCCGGCGACGACGGCGAGCTGTGCGCGTTGATCGCCGAGATCATGGAGCGCCGCCTGGACCGGGACTACCCGCTGTGGGAATGCTGGGTGATCGAAGGCCTGGCCGGCGGCCGCTGGGCGCTGCTGACCAAGGTGCACCACTGCCTGGCCGACGGGGTGTCCGCGGCGGCGATGATGGCCGGTTTCAACGACGGCGGCAACGCCACGTCGTTCGCCGGCCATCTGACCGCCGGCGGCCAGCACCAGCATGACCACGACCACGACCACGCCGCGCCCGGGATCGGCCTCAACCCGTTGGACTGGGGCAAGGCGGCGCTGGATCTGGCCGCCGGCGCGGCGCACCTGGCCGTCCAGTCGGCGCGCGGGACCGCCGAGATCGTCACCGGGATCTTGCGCCCGGCCCCGGAATCCACTCTCAACGGCCCGGTCGGGGCGCTGCGCCGGTACGGCGTCGGACGCGCGTCGATCACCGAGATCAAGGCGATCGCCAAAGCCTTCGACGCCAGTTTCAACGACGTCGCGCTGGCCGCGGTCACCAACGGCTACCGGCAGGTGCTGCTGCACCGCGGCGAAACGCCCCGCCGAGACTCGCTGCGCACGCTGATCCCGGTGTCGGTGCGCGACACCACCGCGCTGCACACCCCGGACAACCGGGTGTCGCTGATGCTTCCGCTGCTGCCCGTCGACCAGGCCACACCCGTCGAGCAACTCAGGACGCTGCGGCTGCGGATGCGCCGGTCCAAGTCCAGCGGGCAGCGCCAGGCCGGGGCAGGCATCGTCGGGATGGCCAACCGGCTGGCGCCGTTCGCGCTGACCGCCTGGGCGGTCCGCGCGGCCAGCCTGCTGCCGCAGCGCAATGTCTGCGGACTGGCCACCAACGTGCCCGGGGTCAGCGAGCCGGCCCGCATCCTCGGCCGGCCGGTGCTCGAGGTGTGGCCGATCCCGCCGTTGGCGCTGCGGCTGCGGGTCGGCGTGGCGATGCTGTCCTACGTGGATCGGCTGAGCTTCGGCATCACCGCCGACTACGACTCGACCCCGGACATGAAGGTCATGGTCGACGGCATCGAGTCGGCGCTGGCCGAACTGTCGGCGCAGGCGCCAGTCTCCTAG
- a CDS encoding APC family permease, with protein sequence MNEKADLDALHRIEEEAGVHSKGLAAGKVGTFTGAILGISTVAPGYTLTASIGLIVAAVSLKMPAIMIAGFIPMFLTAYAYRELNSRVPDCGASFTWSTKAFGPYVGWMCGWGMVIATVIVLSNLAAIAMEFLFLLLARVFNNPSIGELPDNRLINIVATVLLLAVATWVAGRGITTSQKVQYVLVAFQMVVLVGFAVIAISKAVDGTAPASLSFDIDWFNPFTGLALSAFVVGLTGSIFAFWGWDTTLTLGEESKDPTRTPGRAGLLCVLSILATYLLVAVAVMMFAGVGDTGLGLGNPENTENVFAVLADPVLGHAFGPLLLLAIFVSAIASLQTTFLPAARTILAMGAYGAFPKKLAEIHPRFLSPWFATVVAGVVTSVFYSVTALLSEQFLWDTIAALGIMICWYYGITAFACVWYFRRQCFTSARNFIYQFLCPVLGGVMLAAVFVIAIRESMNPENGSGAAIGGIGLVFFLGFGTLLIGVVLMFYWRTKNPGFFRGETLPKDVAPAPHT encoded by the coding sequence ATGAATGAGAAGGCCGACCTCGACGCCCTGCATCGCATCGAGGAGGAGGCCGGCGTCCACTCCAAGGGTCTGGCGGCCGGCAAGGTCGGCACCTTCACCGGCGCCATCCTGGGCATCTCCACGGTCGCCCCCGGATACACGCTGACGGCCAGCATCGGCCTGATCGTCGCCGCGGTCAGCCTGAAGATGCCGGCGATCATGATCGCCGGCTTCATCCCGATGTTCCTCACCGCCTACGCCTACCGCGAGCTGAACTCCCGGGTGCCGGACTGCGGCGCGTCGTTCACCTGGTCCACCAAGGCTTTTGGGCCCTACGTCGGCTGGATGTGCGGCTGGGGCATGGTGATCGCCACCGTGATCGTGCTGTCGAACCTGGCCGCGATCGCGATGGAGTTCCTGTTCTTGCTGCTGGCCAGGGTGTTCAACAACCCGTCCATCGGAGAACTGCCGGACAACCGGCTGATCAATATCGTCGCGACGGTGCTGCTGCTGGCGGTGGCCACCTGGGTGGCCGGCCGCGGCATCACCACCAGCCAGAAGGTGCAGTACGTGCTGGTCGCCTTCCAGATGGTGGTGCTGGTCGGGTTCGCGGTGATCGCCATCTCCAAGGCGGTCGACGGCACCGCGCCGGCCAGCCTGTCCTTCGACATCGACTGGTTCAACCCGTTCACCGGTCTGGCGTTGAGCGCGTTTGTCGTCGGCCTGACCGGCTCCATCTTCGCGTTCTGGGGCTGGGACACCACCTTGACCCTGGGCGAGGAGTCCAAGGATCCGACCCGCACCCCGGGCCGGGCCGGTTTGTTGTGCGTGCTGTCGATCCTGGCGACCTACCTGCTGGTGGCCGTCGCGGTGATGATGTTCGCCGGCGTCGGGGACACCGGGCTGGGGCTGGGCAACCCGGAGAACACCGAGAACGTGTTCGCGGTGCTGGCCGACCCGGTGCTCGGGCACGCGTTCGGCCCGCTGCTACTGCTGGCGATCTTCGTCTCGGCGATCGCCAGCCTGCAGACCACCTTCCTGCCCGCGGCCCGCACCATCCTGGCGATGGGGGCCTACGGGGCGTTCCCGAAGAAGCTCGCCGAGATCCACCCGCGGTTCCTGTCGCCTTGGTTCGCCACCGTCGTCGCCGGCGTGGTCACCTCGGTGTTCTACTCGGTCACCGCGCTGCTGTCCGAGCAGTTCCTGTGGGACACCATCGCGGCGCTGGGCATCATGATCTGCTGGTACTACGGCATCACCGCGTTCGCCTGCGTCTGGTACTTCCGTCGGCAGTGCTTCACCAGCGCGCGCAACTTCATCTATCAGTTCCTGTGCCCGGTGCTCGGCGGTGTGATGCTGGCGGCGGTGTTCGTCATCGCGATCCGGGAGAGCATGAACCCGGAGAACGGCAGCGGCGCGGCGATCGGCGGCATCGGCCTGGTGTTCTTCCTGGGCTTCGGCACGCTGCTGATCGGGGTGGTGCTGATGTTCTACTGGCGCACCAAGAACCCGGGCTTCTTCCGCGGCGAGACGCTGCCGAAGGACGTCGCCCCGGCGCCGCACACCTAG
- a CDS encoding universal stress protein produces MRILVAYLDTPGGADALMLGQRLARSFGGVVDVTMVMRPESPTSVALTPGDYNEVLAEQFRAWLEQAQAAVDPDLLGESRLRVGESVVEELIADATENDAEMIVVGGTGGGLLPGHTLGTVVNELVHTAPLPVALTPRGLRDSEVARVDEITCAIGRRPGATRLLETAVRYTEAGAVPLRLLSLVALDPEGHRGERAAELRDAARAHAQNTLEAARAALPEGYAVTAEVGEGGTVEEATAELSWHDGQLLMVGSSRLAQPRRLFLGSTAAKMLRVLEVPVVVVPSPGADDE; encoded by the coding sequence ATGCGGATCCTGGTCGCGTACCTGGACACCCCCGGCGGCGCCGACGCGCTGATGCTCGGCCAGCGACTGGCCCGCAGCTTCGGCGGGGTGGTCGACGTGACGATGGTGATGCGCCCCGAATCGCCGACGTCGGTGGCGCTGACCCCCGGCGACTACAACGAGGTGCTGGCCGAGCAGTTCCGGGCCTGGCTGGAGCAGGCGCAGGCCGCCGTCGATCCGGATCTGTTGGGCGAGAGCAGATTACGGGTCGGGGAGTCGGTCGTCGAGGAGCTCATCGCCGACGCCACCGAGAACGACGCGGAGATGATCGTGGTGGGCGGCACCGGCGGTGGGCTGCTGCCCGGCCACACCCTGGGCACCGTCGTCAACGAACTGGTGCACACCGCGCCGCTTCCGGTGGCGCTCACCCCGCGCGGCCTGCGGGACTCGGAGGTCGCCCGCGTCGATGAGATCACCTGCGCGATCGGCAGGCGCCCGGGCGCCACCCGATTGCTGGAAACCGCGGTGCGCTACACCGAGGCCGGCGCGGTTCCGCTGCGGTTGCTGTCGTTGGTCGCGCTGGACCCGGAGGGGCATCGCGGGGAGCGCGCCGCCGAACTGCGGGACGCGGCCCGCGCGCACGCCCAGAACACCCTGGAGGCGGCGCGCGCGGCGCTGCCGGAGGGGTACGCGGTCACCGCCGAGGTCGGCGAGGGCGGCACCGTCGAGGAGGCCACCGCGGAATTGTCCTGGCATGACGGGCAATTGCTGATGGTCGGCTCCAGTCGGCTGGCCCAGCCGCGGCGGTTGTTCCTCGGGTCGACGGCAGCCAAGATGCTGCGGGTGCTCGAGGTGCCGGTCGTGGTGGTGCCGAGCCCGGGAGCCGACGATGAATGA
- a CDS encoding primary-amine oxidase translates to MVSFHPLDPLSADEFTAVADLLRSAHQVESPGWRYTSIELVEPSKDEVAAFDADGVVPERTVVATVLDRAANATYQGRVSLTSGEVLSWTHIPGVQPNFTVDEWLEADEMLRAHPDVIAALAKRGVTDMSLVFMDAWTYGKAVMPEQYRDRRLGWVDAWVKAAPGANGYAGPVNGFHPIIDMNTMELLEIQETFSVDRPEVMGEYVPQHVPERIRNASTRGKLEPLEITQPDGPSFTLDGNLLQWQNWSLRVGFNWREGMTLHAITYNDNGNVRSIANRLSFAEMMVPYRDHCVDHYRRTAFDIGEWGLGFMTTSLELGCDCLGEIRYLDAALHNSKGEPYTIKNAVCIHEEDNAVLWKHVDHHDGAEVRRMRRLTVSFHVTVANYEYLTYWRFYQDGNIECEVRATGIMVVSHFPEGQAHPSGTLVDQRTYAPYHQHFLVARMDLDVDGTENTVYASETEILPTGPDNPYGLSLRQRNTALRTESEGKQDMNFATQRAWKVVNDNKTNGLGTNPAYKLVPGGAFPAMFDPESPILARCRAIEHTLWVTPNRPDERWPAGEFVTQSAQDTGLAEWTKANRNIENTDVVLWYVFGIHHITRPEDWPIMPVDTVSFWLKPVGFFDRNPSLDVAPTPKTGGACCHGES, encoded by the coding sequence CTGGTGTCCTTCCATCCGCTCGACCCGCTCTCGGCCGACGAGTTCACCGCTGTGGCGGATTTGCTCCGGTCCGCCCACCAGGTGGAGTCCCCGGGGTGGCGATACACCTCAATTGAGCTGGTGGAGCCGTCGAAGGATGAGGTCGCGGCGTTCGACGCCGACGGCGTGGTCCCCGAGCGCACGGTGGTGGCCACGGTGCTGGACCGGGCCGCCAACGCCACCTATCAGGGGCGGGTGTCGCTGACCAGCGGTGAAGTGCTGTCCTGGACGCACATCCCGGGCGTGCAGCCCAACTTCACCGTCGACGAGTGGCTGGAAGCCGACGAGATGCTGCGGGCGCACCCCGACGTCATCGCGGCGCTGGCCAAGCGCGGGGTCACCGACATGAGCCTGGTGTTCATGGACGCCTGGACCTACGGCAAGGCGGTGATGCCCGAGCAGTACCGGGACCGCCGACTGGGCTGGGTGGACGCCTGGGTCAAGGCCGCGCCGGGCGCCAACGGCTACGCCGGGCCGGTCAACGGTTTCCACCCGATCATCGACATGAACACCATGGAGCTGCTGGAGATCCAGGAGACTTTCTCCGTCGATCGGCCCGAGGTGATGGGCGAGTATGTGCCCCAGCATGTTCCGGAGCGCATTCGCAACGCCTCCACCCGCGGGAAGCTCGAGCCGCTGGAGATCACCCAGCCCGACGGCCCGTCGTTCACCCTGGACGGCAACCTGCTGCAGTGGCAGAACTGGTCGCTGCGGGTCGGATTCAACTGGCGCGAGGGCATGACCCTGCACGCCATCACCTACAACGACAACGGCAATGTGCGCTCGATCGCCAATCGGCTGAGCTTCGCCGAGATGATGGTGCCCTACCGGGATCACTGCGTCGACCACTACCGGCGCACCGCGTTCGACATCGGCGAGTGGGGCCTGGGCTTCATGACCACCTCGCTGGAACTCGGCTGTGACTGCCTGGGCGAGATCCGGTACCTGGACGCCGCCCTGCACAACAGCAAGGGCGAGCCGTACACCATCAAGAACGCCGTCTGCATTCACGAGGAAGACAACGCCGTGCTGTGGAAGCACGTCGACCACCACGACGGCGCCGAGGTCCGCCGGATGCGGCGGCTGACGGTCAGCTTCCACGTCACCGTCGCTAATTACGAGTACCTCACCTACTGGCGCTTCTACCAGGACGGCAACATCGAATGCGAGGTGCGCGCCACCGGCATCATGGTGGTCAGCCACTTCCCGGAGGGCCAGGCCCACCCGTCGGGCACCCTGGTGGACCAGCGCACCTACGCCCCCTACCACCAGCATTTCCTGGTCGCCCGAATGGACCTGGACGTCGACGGAACCGAGAACACCGTCTACGCCAGCGAGACCGAGATCCTGCCGACCGGCCCGGACAACCCGTACGGGCTGTCGCTGCGGCAGCGAAACACCGCGCTGCGCACCGAATCCGAAGGCAAGCAGGACATGAACTTCGCGACCCAGCGGGCCTGGAAGGTGGTCAACGACAACAAGACCAACGGGCTGGGCACGAACCCGGCCTACAAGTTGGTGCCGGGCGGGGCGTTCCCGGCGATGTTCGACCCGGAGTCGCCGATCCTGGCCCGCTGCCGCGCCATCGAGCACACCCTGTGGGTCACCCCCAACCGGCCCGACGAGCGTTGGCCGGCAGGCGAATTCGTCACCCAGAGCGCCCAGGACACCGGGCTGGCGGAGTGGACGAAGGCGAACCGAAATATCGAGAACACCGACGTCGTGCTCTGGTACGTGTTCGGCATCCACCACATCACCCGACCGGAGGATTGGCCCATCATGCCCGTGGACACCGTGAGCTTCTGGCTCAAGCCGGTCGGGTTCTTCGACCGCAACCCCTCGCTGGACGTCGCGCCGACGCCGAAGACCGGCGGCGCCTGCTGCCACGGGGAGTCCTGA
- a CDS encoding 1-phosphofructokinase family hexose kinase → MLVTLTMNPALDITADVDEVRPNHKLRLHSTRRDAGGGGVNVAKVAHVLGTPVRAIFPCGGASGDIVRRLLVAAGVPIDPVQISEPTRQGMAVNELTSSDQYSFVLPGPVLTDPEQVECLQRLRDHAPDADLVVASGSLPPSVPDDFYQRVADICAEFGVRLILDTSGEGLNRLRAGVFLIKPSLRELREFCGEELRAEADQVAAARALVVSGRTRYVLVSKGGDGALLVDAESALRFPAVPVAPGSGAGAGDAMVAGTAVGLASGQGLAEAVRLGTACGAAALLTPGSSACTHADVGRLLAHVAPAREV, encoded by the coding sequence ATGCTGGTCACGCTGACGATGAATCCGGCGCTCGACATCACCGCCGACGTGGACGAGGTTCGGCCGAATCACAAGCTGCGGCTGCACAGCACCCGCCGTGACGCCGGCGGCGGTGGGGTGAACGTCGCCAAGGTCGCGCATGTGCTCGGGACGCCGGTGCGCGCGATCTTCCCGTGCGGCGGCGCGTCCGGCGATATCGTGCGCCGGTTGCTGGTCGCCGCGGGCGTGCCGATCGACCCGGTGCAGATCAGCGAGCCGACCCGGCAGGGCATGGCGGTCAATGAGCTGACCAGCAGCGACCAGTACAGTTTCGTGCTCCCCGGCCCGGTGCTGACCGATCCGGAGCAGGTCGAGTGTCTGCAACGGCTGCGGGACCACGCCCCCGACGCGGATCTGGTGGTGGCCAGCGGCAGCCTGCCGCCGAGCGTGCCCGACGATTTCTACCAGCGGGTCGCCGATATCTGCGCCGAGTTCGGCGTGCGGTTGATCCTGGACACCTCCGGCGAGGGGCTCAATCGGCTCCGCGCCGGGGTGTTCCTGATCAAGCCCAGCCTGCGTGAGCTGCGCGAGTTCTGCGGCGAGGAGTTGCGCGCCGAGGCCGACCAGGTCGCCGCCGCCCGGGCGCTGGTGGTCTCCGGGCGCACCCGCTATGTGCTGGTGTCCAAGGGCGGCGACGGCGCGTTGCTGGTCGACGCCGAGTCGGCGCTGCGCTTCCCGGCCGTCCCGGTGGCCCCGGGCAGCGGCGCGGGCGCCGGCGACGCCATGGTCGCCGGGACCGCGGTGGGATTGGCGTCGGGTCAGGGACTGGCCGAGGCGGTGCGGCTCGGAACCGCCTGCGGCGCCGCGGCGTTGCTCACCCCCGGCTCGTCGGCCTGCACGCACGCCGACGTCGGGCGACTGCTCGCCCACGTCGCGCCGGCCCGGGAGGTTTAG